GCTTGAAAGGCGTGCTACGGAACTGGATGCGCGGCTTGAGCCGTTGCGCGAGTTTATCCTGCCCGGTGTTAACCGGACAGAAGGGTTTCTGCACTGCGCGCGCGCCAAATGCCGCGAATGCGAAACCCGCGTGGCGGATTTGCAGGACTGTGAACCCGTTATCAAATATGTTAACCGGCTGGCCAAGTATCTTTTCAATGCCGGCCGGATTGTGGCCGGAAAAGCCTGAAAACGGGCTAAAATGCAGTTCTGTATTTAGGAGTTGGCCAGGAATTTGAAAAAATCCGGGCAAAAACCGGAAACTTCTGCTATAATATTCCTGTTATGCGCCCGGGTTCGGGTGCGGAGTTGTCGGTTTATTTCTGGCATCCGGGTTGGATTTATGAAGAAAGTGCTTGCAACAGTAATGTTTTTGGCGTTATGCGCGGCGGGTGTTTTTATATATCCGCAGGTGCTGAAAGAGGCGTTTGCCCTGTCCGGCCGGATTGAAATGACACCGCGGCTTGCCAGGCTGGTTGATGCGCGGCCGAATATGCAGTGTTTTATAATCGTTAAAAACGCGGGTGATATTCCGGTGGCGGTTAAGCAGGTGGTCAATCCGCGGTTCCCGATGAATTTCACCATTGATAAAAGCGATCTGACGCTGTCAGATGCGTCAAAGGGGCCTTTTAAAGTGGAAGTGCAGGTCAATACGCACGGAGAGGCCGGGAGTCTTAAGGCCGGGGATATGTTCGGTAACGCCGATGTGTCCGCCATCGTGCGCGCGAACAATGTGTGCGTTACTGTGGACAAGATGATGGGTGTGCCCAGACTCGTTGCCGATTATAAGGACAACTCGATGCGGATATTCAAATATGCCGCCCGTTAATCCTTTCCGATACCATTTAAAGAACCCTTCGGCGTTGCCGGGGGGTTCTTTTTTCAGGCCGGTGAATTTTATCAGTAAACTGGCAGGAACCCGCAATCAAACTGGACAGGAGATCTGACGCTGCATTCAATCCCGCGCCAGTGACTGTTTTCCTCAAGCGTCAAGCGAATTCGCAAAAAATGCGGCCTCATGCATGGAAGTTAACAACCGGAGTGCTGTCTAACAACCGGGGTAAGGTCAATCCAGATAACAGCGAAAAAACTTTTGCGGCAGGGAGCATGTGTTTTTGTCTTGCGGCGGTATTAAATGCAAAAGGAAGCTCCGTAAAATACGGAGCTTCCTTCAAGAACAGAAAATGCTAGCTATGTTCTAGCCGTATATTATCATATACTTGAACAGCTGAAACATGCCGGTACCAATAGCAAGTATTATTACGGTTGTACAAATTGTTTCAACAATCATTTTCCCGCCACTGACACCGGCTACATTCGTTGCCAGCTCTTTGTCATAGACTGTTTCAACCTTTTTGCTACCTTCTTGCATCATGTAGACGGCGTTGGAATCAGAAAGAACCAGCGTCTTGCTGTTGCCGAGTTTGGTAGACAGCTTTATGTCGTTCTGTTTTGCATATTTGGCAACCATAATCTGGATCTTTTCCTGATTCTGCGCCTGAAGTTTCAGTGCCTCAGCGCTTTCAGGGTTGTTTGCCAGCAAGTCTTTTAGCTCGGTGACAGCTTTTTGCTGGGTTTCGGACATCACTGCGGGGGGCTGTCCTGCGCTAAGGCTCGCGCTGAATGCCGGCATAACGGCAAATAACGGGCTTAGAAGACATGATACCACTGTTACTACTTTTCCTTTTACCATACTATCCTCTTACCATACTATCCTCCGTTCGGATATGTTCATCTTGATGATTCCACTTGGGCGATTTCCGCTTATAGCATACCGCTTAATATTTATTACTGCATGAGCATTCGGGTCCAATTTTTATTAGTACTTTCGGGCAATGCCCGGAGGCACGTTGTCCGGAATAAACCGTGAACTACTCAACCCACTTCGCCGGATTCGGCATATCTTCCCGCAACAGGTTATTGCGCTTGAGCCAGCACAGGAACAAATACCAGCCGGATTGCTGGGCAAAAGCCGACTCCCTGTAGCCGCGCCGCAGCGTGGTGCCGGTCGGCACATAAATACTTAGTCCGTTAGCCTGCTTGAAACGGCGCTGTTTATTTATTACCAGCAGCCGGTCTTTAAGCAGAGTCAGCAGGCTGGCGCTGGCTGATTGCAGCACGGGATCAGAGGTGTTTCGCATCACAAGGTCCCCAAAATGGTGAAGGTCCAGAAATTCCGGTTCGTCAAATCTTCTGGCTTTGCGCAAAGCCACGCGCAAACAGCGAATTGAATCCGGCGAATTCCTTACCGCTTCGGTCCAGGTCTTGACCGAAACGGCCAGATTGTCCATTTCCGACAGGCGCAGCGCCGAAAGTGTTGTGCGTTTGCCATTATATCCGATGCCGCCTTTGCCAGCTTTACCCGCGTATAACTTGGCGAAAGTTTCCACGATAACCGTACCAGCTTCTTCGGCACCCATCCCAGGGTTGGCGCGCAGCAAATTGATGTTTGCTGTGTAGTCAAACCCGAGGTAAGGCATAATGGCTTCCGAACCCACCATTACCTTGACCGCGTCTTTCAAAACATAAGCCACTTCCGCCATCTGCATTAAACATGCATCGGCGGCAAAGACATCCACGCCGCCGATCCGGGCGAGCGCTTTGCCCAATTCCGTCAGTCCGATTGCGTTGCGGGTTAGGTTGTCTGGAGAAATGTAATACATACCGTCGCCGTGCGAGATCATGATCAGCATGTATTTTTTTGCGGGGAAATTTGTCTTGGCCCACTTGCAGAACCGCACCAGGTGGCGGTAGCTGCCCATATCGCCATAAGGTTCGCCGGGCAACGGGATGGAGGTTATCTTGCGGGGATCGGAATCGCTTGTAACAAAAAATCTCCGTATCCCGCGCCAGGAACGCAGTCTTTTAAACCGGAGTTCTTTGTCGTTCACCATTCCCAGTTCAAGCACGATATTGACATCCGCGCCGGGTGCGGCGCTTTCCATAGCGTTCACTGCGGTAAACGCCTGAAATGCCAGATCGTTTTTGCCATTTACAAAAGCCATCACTGTCCACTCGCGTTCCGGCTGCGGCAGTGACATGGTGATCCCGGAATCAATAGCTACGGGGGCTGTTTTAGGCCAGGCAACACGGATCCCCGCCGGCTTATGGAGCTGTTGTGCCGCCGCAGGCAATTTCTTCGCTATCGCAGGCGAAAGCGCCAGCGTTGCTATAGCGGAAAATATTATGGCAGATTTAAATCTCATAATCAGTCCTCACAGCCGTATTTCTTTTATCATACTAAACGGTCGCGGTAATTGCGTGGGCCAAAGGATATCGGAATGCCTGGGTCTAAAGTCGCTGTTGATTGAGGCCGGTTCCGGCCGGGAAGGCAGGTGCGGCGCATTATCAAGGATATTGCTGCAGCGCGTGCGGAATGCCCGCCTATCTGCCGAGCGCGCTGTAGCCGGAATAGAGAAGGAATGTGCCGACAAGAATAAGGAACAGGCCCCATTTTTTGCGCTCGAGCGCCATATAGGAATCGTTCAGAATGGTGTTGCGGATCACTTCGTTGATCCGCCAGATGACTTCCGGCCGCACCAGATAGCCCAGCCCGACAAGGCACAAAACAAAACCCGCGAGTATTTTAAGGAATATAATCATATCGCTCCAGTCACGAAAAGGCCCGGCAGTTTAAACGGCGCCTATCCGGCGTTGAATTTGTTCATGGCGGGTTCAAGCCCCTGCTCCGCGATAAGCCGCACCGCGTCAAGCGCGGTTGCCAGGCCGGCGTTAAAAAGGGTTTTTTCATCCGGTTTGAAAGCGGAAAGCACAAAATCCGCCGCGTCCATGAAACCCGGCTGCGGGCCGATCCCCATTCTCAGGCGCGCTATATCCTGCGTGCCCAGGTGCGCGATGACGCTTTTCATGCCGTTCTGGCCGCCGGCGGAGCCGGTCTTGCGGATCCGGATTTTCCCGCACGGCAGCGACAGATCGTCAAAACACACCAGCACATCCTGCGGCGGTATTTTTTTAAACCGCACATAACTGCTTACCGCCAGCCCCGAGTTGTTCATATAGGTAAGCGGCTTGAACAGGCAGATTTCCCTGCCCGCCCAATCCGCCCGGGCGTATTCGCCGGAATTTTCCCAGGATTTCCAGGGCCCCGCGCCAAGACTTTCCGCCAAAAGGTCCGCCAGCATGAAGCCGGCGTTATGGCGTGTCCCCGCGTAACGGGACCCCGGATTTCCCAAACCTGCTATAACCAGCTGCCGTCCGCTCAAGCGTTACTTCTTGGCCTGAGTTTTTGCGGCGGCCGCGGGAGCGGCTTTTCCGTCAGCCGCGGGAGCGGCTTTCCCGTCGGCGGCAGGTGCGGCCGCTGCGGCTTCGCCTTCCGCTGCGGCGGGCTTGGCTTCTTCTTCATAATTCTTCGGCAGGACCAGATGCACCACCGACCGGTCGCCCGGGGTAAGCACATCCACATCCTCGTTAAGCGGCAGGTCGCGCACATAAATCGCTTTGCCCATTTCAAGCCCGGAGATGTCAACATTGATCACTTTAACGATATCTTTCGGCAGGCAGCGCATCTGAATCCGGCGGATGCTGTGTTCCACCAGCGCGCCGCTGATTTTAACGCCGACCGGAATGCCGGACAGCGTGACCGGCACGCTTATTTCCACTTTCCGGGTGTCGCTCAGCCGCAGAAAATCAACATGGATTGGCATGTCGGTCACCGGGTGATACTGCACCGCCTGCACGATGGCGTTCATTTTCGCGTCCGCCATTTCGATTTCGGCGATTGTGTTGGCGCCGTGTTTCATGAGGTTGTGCAGCTCTTTGCCCGAAAAGGTGATTGAGCAGGGCTCTTCGGTTCCGCCGTAGATGATGCCGGGCAGCTTGCGGTCTTTCCGTATTTTGCTCAGCGCGCCTTTTCCGCCCGAGCAGGTTCTCTTTTCAGCAGAGAGTTTTACTGTTTCCATTGTTTCCTCCGTACTGCAAATCAAATAAACATTTCGCTGATTGACAGCCCGTTGTGGTTGCGGCGTATCGCTTCGGCCAGAATCGGCGCGACCGACAGGCAGACCACTTTGCTCCCCAGGTTTCTGTTCTCGGGAATGGTGTCTGTAATAAGCAGTTTTTCAATCTGCGAGTTTTCTATTTTTGTGACGGCGTCGCGCGACAGCAGCCCGTGTGTGCAGGCCGCCAGTACGCGTTTGGCGCCACGTTCTTTTATTGCGTTGGCCACCGCGGCGAGAGTGCCGGCGGTGTCCACCAAATCGTCGAATATGATGGCCGTTTTGCCCGCCACCTCGCCTATTACGTTGTAAACCACGGCCTCGTTGGCGCGGGGCCGGCGCTTGTCCACAATGACCAGATTGCATTCCAGCTTGCCGGCGAAATTGCGCGCCCGCTCCGAGCCGCCTACGTCGGGCGAAATTACCACCCGGTCGGTTATGTGCTGGGAATGGATATAGTCCACAAATACCGGCCGGCCCTGCATATGGTCAAGCGGAATATCGAAAAAACCCTGCAGCTGGCCCGCGTGCAGGTCAATCGCCATGACGCGGTTGGCGCCGGCGGTGGTGATAAGGTTGGCGATCAGTTTCGCCGTTATCGGCACGCGCGGCGCGGCCTTGCGGTCGGCCCGGGCGTACCCGAAATACGGTATCACGGCGGTTATGCGGCCCGCGCTGGCGCGCTTGAGCGCGTCAAGCATGACCAGCAGTTCCATCAGGTTCTCGTTAATGGGCGGGCAGGTGGGCTGGAAAACATAGCAGTCGCAGCCGCGCACGTTTTCCAGTATCTGGCAGTCAATTTCACCGTCGGCGAACCGGCCCATCCTGATCTGGCCCTGCTCCACGCCCAGCAGCGCGCAGATGTCGCCGGCGAGTTTTTTGTTCGCGTTTCCGGAAAACAGCTTGAGTGTTCCCATACGGTTTACGGTAGACATTTAAGGTCTCTTTTTATAGCGCCCTTCTTTTACCACCTGACGCGCCCGCGCGATCGCAAGCGCCTCAGCCGGGACATCGTCCGTGATGGTGGAGCCCGCCGCAATATGCGCGCCCTCCGCCACGGTGACCGGCGCCACCAGATTGGTGTTGGAACCCACGAACACCCGGTCGCCCAGCACGGTTTTGTGCTTGCCGACCCCGTCGTAATTGCAGGTGATGGTTCCCGCGCCGATATTCACTC
The nucleotide sequence above comes from Elusimicrobiaceae bacterium. Encoded proteins:
- a CDS encoding clostripain-related cysteine peptidase, producing the protein MRFKSAIIFSAIATLALSPAIAKKLPAAAQQLHKPAGIRVAWPKTAPVAIDSGITMSLPQPEREWTVMAFVNGKNDLAFQAFTAVNAMESAAPGADVNIVLELGMVNDKELRFKRLRSWRGIRRFFVTSDSDPRKITSIPLPGEPYGDMGSYRHLVRFCKWAKTNFPAKKYMLIMISHGDGMYYISPDNLTRNAIGLTELGKALARIGGVDVFAADACLMQMAEVAYVLKDAVKVMVGSEAIMPYLGFDYTANINLLRANPGMGAEEAGTVIVETFAKLYAGKAGKGGIGYNGKRTTLSALRLSEMDNLAVSVKTWTEAVRNSPDSIRCLRVALRKARRFDEPEFLDLHHFGDLVMRNTSDPVLQSASASLLTLLKDRLLVINKQRRFKQANGLSIYVPTGTTLRRGYRESAFAQQSGWYLFLCWLKRNNLLREDMPNPAKWVE
- the pth gene encoding aminoacyl-tRNA hydrolase; its protein translation is MSGRQLVIAGLGNPGSRYAGTRHNAGFMLADLLAESLGAGPWKSWENSGEYARADWAGREICLFKPLTYMNNSGLAVSSYVRFKKIPPQDVLVCFDDLSLPCGKIRIRKTGSAGGQNGMKSVIAHLGTQDIARLRMGIGPQPGFMDAADFVLSAFKPDEKTLFNAGLATALDAVRLIAEQGLEPAMNKFNAG
- a CDS encoding 50S ribosomal protein L25 codes for the protein METVKLSAEKRTCSGGKGALSKIRKDRKLPGIIYGGTEEPCSITFSGKELHNLMKHGANTIAEIEMADAKMNAIVQAVQYHPVTDMPIHVDFLRLSDTRKVEISVPVTLSGIPVGVKISGALVEHSIRRIQMRCLPKDIVKVINVDISGLEMGKAIYVRDLPLNEDVDVLTPGDRSVVHLVLPKNYEEEAKPAAAEGEAAAAAPAADGKAAPAADGKAAPAAAAKTQAKK
- a CDS encoding ribose-phosphate pyrophosphokinase: MGTLKLFSGNANKKLAGDICALLGVEQGQIRMGRFADGEIDCQILENVRGCDCYVFQPTCPPINENLMELLVMLDALKRASAGRITAVIPYFGYARADRKAAPRVPITAKLIANLITTAGANRVMAIDLHAGQLQGFFDIPLDHMQGRPVFVDYIHSQHITDRVVISPDVGGSERARNFAGKLECNLVIVDKRRPRANEAVVYNVIGEVAGKTAIIFDDLVDTAGTLAAVANAIKERGAKRVLAACTHGLLSRDAVTKIENSQIEKLLITDTIPENRNLGSKVVCLSVAPILAEAIRRNHNGLSISEMFI